A region of Anoplopoma fimbria isolate UVic2021 breed Golden Eagle Sablefish chromosome 24, Afim_UVic_2022, whole genome shotgun sequence DNA encodes the following proteins:
- the LOC129113685 gene encoding glutaredoxin domain-containing cysteine-rich protein 2 → MEELQRKLNQHYEGTKPRKVRFKLASSYSGRVLKHVYEDGQELDSPEEKYPHSFVHRKIPPSHLEVEQLCGFEDAHGDQPGVCPPTGLIAQRINVYRGMGSYKPAAGQTEEAEGDAKSSVLDFGKIIIYTSNLRIIRAPQRKPEASRHNTVPPVDLEGYPKARERGSRRRAKALCAQDGEEKEEKQISNTETKEADSCQHCRGSGCAPCSLCHGSKLSMLANRFNESISDLRCQACYPHGLEKCQSCSSK, encoded by the exons ATGGAGGAACTCCAGAGAAAACTGAATCAACACTATGAAGGCACCAAGCCCAGAAAG GTGAGGTTCAAGCTGGCCTCGTCCTACAGCGGTCGGGTGCTGAAGCACGTGTATGAGGACGGTCAGGAGCTGGACAGTCCGGAGGAGAAATACCCTCACAGCTTCGTCCACCGCAAGATCCCTCCCAGCCACttggaggtggagcagctctGTGGGTTTGAGGATGCTCATGGGGACCAACCGG GTGTCTGTCCTCCAACGGGGCTCATTGCCCAGAGAATAAACGTGTACAGAGGAATGGGAAGCTACAAGCCTGCTGCAGGCCAGACTGAGGAAGCAGAGGGAGATGCTAAA TCCTCAGTGTTGGACTTTGGCAAGATCATCATCTACACCAGCAATTTGCGGATCATCAGAGCACCTCAGAGGAAGCCTGAAGCGTCAAGGCACAACACGGTGCCTCCTGTGGACTTGGAGGGATACCCAAAGGCCAGGGAGagggggagcaggaggagggctAAAGCTCTTTGTGCCCAGGacggggaggagaaggaggagaaacagatcAGCAACACAGAGACCAAG gAGGCCGACAGCTGCCAGCATTGTCGCGGTTCGGGCTGCGCTCCCTGCTCTCTGTGTCACGGCAGCAAGCTGTCCATGCTGGCCAACCGCTTCAATGAGTCCATCAGTGATCTGCGTTGCCAGGCCTGCTACCCCCATGGTCTGGAGAAGTGCCAGTCCTGCTCTAGCAAATAG